A single Macaca mulatta isolate MMU2019108-1 chromosome 15, T2T-MMU8v2.0, whole genome shotgun sequence DNA region contains:
- the LOC699778 gene encoding uncharacterized protein LOC699778: MSGMRRYEVALEAEEEIYWGCFYFFPWLRMWRRERSSAHPGEQKLEPLRGLMSCLSSGLGPAPQRSGRSLPRRSPTAAAQPASALKI; encoded by the exons ATGTCGGGAATGAGGAGATACGAAGTGGCGCTGGAGGCGGAGGAGGA GATCTACTGGGGCTGTTTCTACTTTTTCCCCTGGCTGCGCATGTGGCGGAGGGAGCGGAG CTCGGCGCACCCCGGGGAGCAGAAGCTGGAGCCTCTGCGAGGCCTGATGAGCTGTCTGTCCAGCGGCCTGGGCCCTGCTCCCCAGCGCTCGGGTCGTAGCCTCCCCCGCCGCAGCCCCACCGCCGCTGCCCAGCCAGCCAGTGCATTAAAGATTTAA